In the Candidatus Eisenbacteria bacterium genome, GTGCCTCATGAAACGCCCTGTATTTCGTAAAGTTATTTCTGGGACGGCACACTAGCGTATATCGTCCGGTCCACCCGCCGGATTTCCCTGACTGCCCGCCTTGAAATCGTCCAGGATTTTCCTATGGTCGAAAGCTATGTCATCGGGGAGCGAATCAAGATAGAACGTCCCAATGTCCGCAGCATCATCGCCTGCAGCCGCTTTGCCCTGGGCCTCGGCAACAAAAACTGTTGAGACTGTATGCCCGCGCGGGTCTCTTCCGGGATCCGAGTAAGTCCCGAATTGCCTGAGCCCTCTTAGCTCAAGCCCTGTTTCTTCGAAGGCTTCCCTTCTTGCGCATTCTTCCAGTGTCTCGCCGTACTCAAGAAAGCCGCCCGGCAGCGCCCATCCGTATGGAGGGTTTCTTCGCCTGATGAGGAGAACCTTTCCTCCCTCCAGGACTATTATGATATCAGCAGTGACTCGTGGAGATTTTCTTTCCATTTTCCTGAATGCTATGCCCTCCTACCCGCTGATTCCACAGAAAAATCGGATCTGCGCGCCCAATCGTTGTCATAACTACATATGAAGGGAATGAGCCGCGAGCTGGCTTTCGCGGGAGGGATGGGCAACCCATCTTGGCGAGCAAGGTGGGGATACCCAGCCCTTCAGAGGCTGGGAGGGGCAGGGATTCCTCGCCTGGCGAGCCGTAGATGGGTCATCCCGGAGCGGAGCCAGCAAGCGCTCATTCCCTTCGTCAGTCGCTCCTCAATGATTGTTTCGTATGATTCGAGAAAGGGAGAAATCCCTTGACTCCCATGTCTCTTTCGGTAATCTCTGAACGGATTCTTTGGTCATTTGGAAGTTATCGTCTGGAAAGGAATGAAAAAATCAATCCGACTGCTTAATCTTAGCCTGTCTTGCTTGGGCCGCGCGCCTTCGCTCTCTATTTTCATTTCTCTCTTCCTTGGCCTCTTCCGGTTATGTCTGATTCCTGGGGACAGCTACTGCCTGAGTTCCCGGGGAGAAGCGCGGTCGGCTCCGACGCCACAGCAAACTTCCCATCAGGAGCAGATTGTTTCACGGATGGACGGCGCTCTTTCCACTTTTCTCTTCGGTAAGCAGCGGGAGTCCCAGGCTCTCTGGAGGAATCTGCTCAACCTTGCACCCGGTGACAGCGCGACGCCGGTTCTCATATTCAGCAATGATCCCTCCCGGCTCAACGGTATTCCGGGGCTTACTGTCAGGACTGTTCTTGGCAACGTTGTAACTGCGGACGCCACGAATCAGGCGATAGGAATTTTGCTGAATACTGATGAAGTTCTTCGTGTCGAGCTGCCAAGGGTTGCAAAGCCGCTTCTCAATGTGAGTGTCCCCGAGATAGGAGTTCCGGCTGTCTGGGGTGGGAGTCCGTCTTATCAAGGCAGAAACGTAATAGTCGGTATCTACGACACCGGGATCGACCTTGCTCATGCAGATTTCAAAGATTCAAGCGACAAGACCCGCGTGCTTTTTCTCTGGGACCAGACTGCATCATCTGGCGCTCATCCGCAGGGCTATTCGTATGGAGCAGAGTACACGAAGGCACAGATTGATGCAGGGAGTTGTCCCGAGCAGGACACAAACGGTCACGGGACCCACATGGCCGGTAGTGCGGCAGGAGACGGTTCTTCTTCGGAGAGCCTGTATGTTGGAGTTGCCAAGCTTGCTGATCTCATCGTGGTGAAGGGCGGAAACGGATCCTTTCTCACTGATAAAATAATTGACGGAATCAACTATATTGCAGAGAAAGCGAGAGCGCTTGGGAAATCCGCAGTCATAAACTTGAGTCTTGGCAGTCACTTCGGCTCTCACGACGGCAAAGGACTTGATGAACTGGCAATAGATGCTGCATCACAGAATGGCCTCATTGTCGTCGCAGCGGCAGGGAATGAGGGCGACTTGCGAATCCATGCAGGAGGAAGTCTGTCTCAGGGCCAACCCCTATCAAGGGCTTTCACGATACCAACGTATAGCGCCAATTCAGGCGCCGGAAACGACTATTGCCTCCTGGGAATCTGGTATCCGGGAACGAGTACTGTGAATTTCACTATCAGTGATCCCAATGGCGGAACACATGGTCCGATTGCACCAGGCGATAGTCTCATTGTGGACAGTGCAGACGGTTACCTGGAGCTCAGAAACGGAGTTGGTGGAGTTAATCCTTTGAACGGTCTGCGCGAAATCGAGATTACTATTTTTGATGCGTATTACAATAAGCCTCCCAGAGCAGGAACATGGACAATCACGCTCGACGGAAACGATGGTGTGGTTGACTCATGGATCTACGATAGCAGCATGGACGCTCAATTCGATCAAGCCTCATGGGACAACCAGAAGCAGGTCTCGATACCAGGGACGGCGACGAGGGCAATAACTGTCGGTGCCTATACGACCAAAGTCTGTTGGGCAGCAACAACGGGTAGTTGGTGCTTTTCGCCTCCGGCCCCGACCCGCTGGGACTTCGCACCTTTTTCCAGTCAGGGACCAACGAGGGATGGAAGGCAGAAACCCGAGATTTCCGCGCCGGGGCTCTTAATAACTTCTTCGAGGTCTGCCGATGCACTCCCCGCGCCCGACTACGACAACCCTGATGGGAAACACACTGGTCTTTACGGAACAAGTATGGCAGCGCCTCACATAACCGGAGTAGTTGCGCTGATGCTTGAGAAATTCGGTTCCCTGACGCCTGAGGACGTACGGTATCATCTCACGACGACTGCAAGGACCGATCAGTACACAGGTACGGTCTGGAACAAATTCTGGGGATACGGGAAGGTGGATGCCGAGGGAGCGGTCGCAGAGGTGAGAAGTTCGGCTTCGGCGAAGGGCGAGGCCTTTCAGATATCGTTTAGGAATCCTTCAAGCCCCCCTGTAGTGATGAGGGCGCGCGCTTTCAGAGAAGAGAAACTTACTGTCAAAATCTACACTGTGGACGGAAAGCTCGTTGCTTCAATCTTGAATGAAAGGGTCACCCCGGGAGAGCTCGAGCTGAAATGGGATGGACGGGACACAGCCGGAAGGAGGGTTCCATCCGCGCTCTATCTCGTCAGGGTCAACTCGGCGCGCGCTGAGCTTACAAAGAAGATTGTTCTCTTCAGGTGATTCTGAACTGGGACGGCAAGGGGACCGGCCCCGCGCTGGTCTTGCACCGTCGGCCCATGAGCAATTCTAGTGAAATGGAGGTGGAGTTGTGAGAAAGCTTCTGATTTCTATCGTTCTTTCGGTTGTCCTGATCATTCTTACACAAATTGCCATGCCCGGCACCAAAGCTGCATTCGGCCAGGTCACGCTTTCCTTCCAGCCATCGTTCGGCGAAAGTCTTCACTACAAGGTTGGGACCGTGACCAACGCAAATGTGAACGGGACGCCGACAAAGGTAATTGACGAAACTAAGATTACGGTGCTCGCCAGGAAAGTGGCTCCAAATCCTGCCAAAGGGGATACGCTGATTCAGAAAAGAGGTGGCGTGCTTCCTGACTCTCTAATCGAGCTCCTGGTCAGATATGATGCAATGGATTATGGATATTTTGTCAATGAGAAACCTTTAGAATCAAGGGAACTCGAGGACCAAAAGCAGAAACTTGTGGGAAGAGTCATCAGCATAAGGCTGACCGCCGACGGCAAGCTTGCCGGCTGGACCATACCCCGGGGACTTGGCTACGGACAGGATGAGCTTGATGTTGGAGAGGCAACCGCAGCAGAGCTCTCATCGTATCTTTTCCCGACACCCCAAAAGCCTCTTTCGCAAGGTGACTCGTGGGAGAGAAGTTTTGAGTTTCCGATAAAGAGTAAGAAAGGCGGGCAGATTACTACTACAGTTAGTGAGTCTTATACCTTCGAAGGGACCGCCAAGAAGAAGAAGGAGGAGTGTGCCAAGCTCAAAGTCGTGACAACAAACATTAGTGAGGGAGAGGTAGAGATCAGTCAGGAAAGAAGGAAGGGCAAGCTCTGGGTTGACTCGGAATCTCATTCGAAGGGCGAGGTGATCTTCTCGATCCAGCGCGGGCTTATCATTGAGTCATCCAAAAGCACCAAACAGGAGACATCGGTCGCTTTCACTTTGGCCGGTTCAACAAAAGCCGAAGAGTTCACATATTCTTCTGAAACGAGAACCAAAATCTCGTTGATTGAAAAATAGTGTTTCCGGCTGGAGAAGCTGTCGGGATTGCATCAT is a window encoding:
- a CDS encoding S8 family serine peptidase, with translation MDGALSTFLFGKQRESQALWRNLLNLAPGDSATPVLIFSNDPSRLNGIPGLTVRTVLGNVVTADATNQAIGILLNTDEVLRVELPRVAKPLLNVSVPEIGVPAVWGGSPSYQGRNVIVGIYDTGIDLAHADFKDSSDKTRVLFLWDQTASSGAHPQGYSYGAEYTKAQIDAGSCPEQDTNGHGTHMAGSAAGDGSSSESLYVGVAKLADLIVVKGGNGSFLTDKIIDGINYIAEKARALGKSAVINLSLGSHFGSHDGKGLDELAIDAASQNGLIVVAAAGNEGDLRIHAGGSLSQGQPLSRAFTIPTYSANSGAGNDYCLLGIWYPGTSTVNFTISDPNGGTHGPIAPGDSLIVDSADGYLELRNGVGGVNPLNGLREIEITIFDAYYNKPPRAGTWTITLDGNDGVVDSWIYDSSMDAQFDQASWDNQKQVSIPGTATRAITVGAYTTKVCWAATTGSWCFSPPAPTRWDFAPFSSQGPTRDGRQKPEISAPGLLITSSRSADALPAPDYDNPDGKHTGLYGTSMAAPHITGVVALMLEKFGSLTPEDVRYHLTTTARTDQYTGTVWNKFWGYGKVDAEGAVAEVRSSASAKGEAFQISFRNPSSPPVVMRARAFREEKLTVKIYTVDGKLVASILNERVTPGELELKWDGRDTAGRRVPSALYLVRVNSARAELTKKIVLFR
- a CDS encoding NUDIX hydrolase, which codes for MERKSPRVTADIIIVLEGGKVLLIRRRNPPYGWALPGGFLEYGETLEECARREAFEETGLELRGLRQFGTYSDPGRDPRGHTVSTVFVAEAQGKAAAGDDAADIGTFYLDSLPDDIAFDHRKILDDFKAGSQGNPAGGPDDIR